Proteins from a single region of Oncorhynchus tshawytscha isolate Ot180627B linkage group LG03, Otsh_v2.0, whole genome shotgun sequence:
- the LOC112224070 gene encoding leucine-rich repeat flightless-interacting protein 1 isoform X1: MGTQGTGRKRNPIKDRSTAEDDTLNLIAREAEARLALKRAARAEAREIRMKELEGQQEEVEDRDFLEKGSQSASTITAATLASLSGSSSRSGSGELSMTGDTETSILENKDSLVEEKYRKAMVSNAQLDNEKNNLMYQVDRLKDSLMELEELLSESRREYDAKTKDFECEKHAYGVLQFQFNVMKETLKQSEELLTEICQLRLKQDSFVREISDLQETVEWKDEKIGALEQQKRYSDAIKNERDDLRNELVQLKDILKKHGIVLGPNLTTNGEKVEMVTERSASRDPASQLAQDSHTSPTERGNIMLGRAQDMELGSRGDKMVDPGRSRPQVETHEAVQESHLTSPTPCSLAGVSETKTSMEARPCSPKLGVEIECSNVNKDSDNGILVVEVKHGPVCDSEVIVVVTVPEEELTGEGYKPAGMEGTVQGRVEATNKWEMGIKNDKADDMEAKVTKSSDHTKEPTSEYGALAEQDNIALRKEVVKSIDSCPHPRETIEDTIQNGTQISPGTDHDTSKSAIKSECKPQPKLQKTKAEALSEITDTQPQAQGGKKKKKKKGKKGERQGDEKQEDYKKSTTEKGVVSMKNSTQIPQRTNLDTTKSPVESKAKVLPEATDMQPLAQGGKKRKKGKKGETQGDENQGDDNKRSKTEKDVDSVSTDKEPVVEEVITIETQELLEGTGSSPNRELQSPKEKAQTIAEGGNLKEEEQQLAEGRVEVKSEEPPIETPEVSLTDQAKSEEVVKKDHQKPSMESEKSEGEISVLCHECDIGIVDPVNQQCITNCVTSADNPKEKFESTTNTGTQKDESGYTTNPDNFVDCLNSSADPKCPLDLKESTAENSNNVKEEDAIKVSVDETQTIQDTKEEGINFHSRIVLRPALEKRMVPEDLIANDGVITHPEHVTENAIKYLKVAGQDEQNGSPDECKNALEHKDISIALPASVDKCKNVSGENCGTSLDSNCPAPETIRQPEQLMDLPGCPVADKHLDDNNEPVTLDEEKASNGGISTETELDDTETRLQDPVKETPETIDSFREQGSKESKPCTMVAEAEEQDDPIEAKLEGNKVPGPSEQGNGEGDDDIDEGQLFDFNDLDSVVSANVFPVTSQEVSQEVRMMEGNKMEVEPDREKAIKEEEDWDKSTGKPQGTVDGVSTIVAKQPLERGSDSAPE; this comes from the exons GATTCCCTTGTGGAGGAGAAGTACCGCAAGGCCATGGTGTCCAACGCTCAGCTGGACAATGAGAAGAACAACCTGATGTACCAGGTAGATAGGCTGAAGGACTCGCTCATGGAGCTGGAAGAGCTGCTGTCCGAGTCACGCCGCGAGTACGATGCAAAGACCAAG GACTTTGAGTGTGAGAAACATGCCTACGGCGTGCTCCAGTTCCAGTTCAACGTGATGAAAGAAACGCTAAAACAGAGCGAGGAGTTACTAACG GAGATCTGTCAGTTGCGTCTCAAGCAGGACAGCTTTGTTAGGGAAATATCTGACCTGCAGGAAACTGTAGAGTGGAAGGATGAAAAGATTGGG GCCTTAGAGCAACAAAAGAGGTATTCGGACGCCATCAAAAATGAGCGAGATGATCTCAGGAATGAGCTGGTCCAGCTGAAAGATATTCTGAAG AAACATGGAATTGTCCTCGGACCTAACCTGACCACCAATGGGGAAAAGGTGGAGATGGTAACTGAAAGGTCAGCTAGTAGAGATCCAGCTTCTCAATTGGCTCAGGACTCCCATACATCACCCACAGAAAGGGGGAACATCATGCTCG GCAGAGCTCAGGATATGGAATTGGGAAGTAGAGGAGATAAGATGGTGGATCCAGGAAGGTCCAGGCCGCAAGTGGAAACACATGAGGCGGTTCAAGAGAGCCATCTGACCTCGCCCACTCCCTGTAGCCTCGCTGGTGTTTCTGAAACCAAAACTTCTATGGAGGCTCGGCCATGCTCGCCCAAATTGGGGGTTGAGATTGAATGCAGTAATGTCAACAAAGACTCTGACAATGGCATACTGGTAGTAGAGGTCAAGCATGGACCGGTTTGCGATTCTGAGGTAATTGTGGTTGTAACAGTTCCTGAGGAAGAGCTTACAGGGGAGGGATACAAACCAGCAGGCATGGAGGGGACAGTGCAAGGGAGAGTAGAGGCCACAAACAAATGGGAAATGGGAATAAAAAATGACAAGGCAGATGACATGGAGGCCAAAGTCACCAAGAGTAGTGATCACACAAAAGAGCCTACCTCAGAATATGGTGCATTAGCTGAACAAGATAATATAGCATTGAGGAAAGAGGTTGTGAAAAGTATAGACTCATGTCCTCACCCTAGGGAAACCATTGAGGACACCATACAAAATGGCACACAGATTAGCCCAGGGACTGACCATGATACTAGTAAGAGCGCAATAAAATCAGAATGTAAGCCTCAACCTAAGCTTCAGAAAACAAAGGCAGAAGCGTTATCAGAGATAACTGACACTCAGCCACAGGCCCAAGGaggcaagaagaagaagaagaagaaaggcaagaagggagagagacaaggtgaTGAAAAGCAGGAAGACTATAAGAAGAGCACAACAGAAAAGGGTGTAGTCTCCATGAAAAATAGCACACAGATTCCCCAAAGAACAAACCTTGATACTACTAAGAGTCCAGTCGAATCAAAGGCTAAAGTGTTGCCAGAGGCCACTGATATGCAGCCACTGGCCCAAGGAGGCAAAAAGAGGAAGAAAGGCAAGAAGGGAGAGACACAAGGTGATGAAAACCAGGGAGACGATAACAAGAGGAGCAAAACCGAAAAGGATGTGGACTCAGTCTCAACAGATAAGGAGCCAGTAGTGGAGGAAGTTATCACAATAGAGACACAGGAGCTTCTAGAGGGGACCGGTAGTTCACCAAATCGAGAACTCCAAAGCCCTAAAGAAAAAGCACAAACCATAGCTGAGGGAGGGAACCTGAAGGAAGAAGAACAACAACTAGCAGAGGGCCGAGTAGAGGTTAAGAGTGAGGAGCCTCCCATTGAAACCCCAGAAGTATCTCTGACGGACCAAGCCAAGAGTGAGGAAGTTGTCAAAAAGGACCACCAAAAACCTTCCATGGAATCAGAGAAATCAGAAGGCGAGATATCAGTATTATGCCATGAGTGCGACATTGGTATTGTGGATCCTGTTAACCAGCAATGTATAACCAATTGTGTAACCAGTGCTGATAACCCTAAAGAGAAATTCGAATCCACAACAAATACTGGTACCCAAAAAGACGAGTCAGGGTACACAACCAACCCTGATAACTTTGTAGACTGCCTGAACTCTTCAGCTGACCCGAAATGTCCATTGGACTTGAAAGAGTCCACTGCTGAGAATTCAAACAATGTCAAAGAAGAAGATGCAATCAAGGTCTCAGTTGATGAGACTCAAACAATCCAAGACACAAAGGAAGAGGGAATTAACTTTCACAGTCGCATAGTTCTAAGACCGGCGCTCGAGAAGCGCATGGTACCTGAAGACCTTATCGCCAATGATGGTGTCATTACTCACCCAGAGCATGTTACCGAAAATGCCATAAAATACCTGAAAGTGGCAGGTCAGGATGAACAAAATGGGAGCCCAGATGAGTGTAAAAATGCACTTGAACATAAAGACATTTCCATAGCATTGCCAGCAAGTGTAGATAAATGCAAAAATGTATCAGGAGAGAACTGTGGCACATCGCTCGACAGCAACTGCCCTGCCCCTGAGACCATAAGACAGCCTGAACAATTGATGGATCTACCTGGTTGTCCAGTCGCTGACAAGCACTTAGATGACAACAACGAGCCAGTTACACTTGATGAAGAAAAGGCATCAAATGGAGGGATCTCCACAGAGACCGAGCTGGATGATACAGAAACACGACTACAGGACCCTGTAAAAGAAACTCCGGAGACAATTGACTCTTTTAGGGAACAGGGCTCCaaagaaagcaaaccatgcactATGGTGGCCGAAGCAGAAGAGCAAGACGATCCCATTGAGGCCAAGCTGGAGGGTAACAAAGTACCTGGACCCAGTGAGCAGGGGAATGGTGAGGGGGACGATGATATTGATGAGGGTCAATTGTTTGACTTTAACGACCTAGATTCGGTGGTTTCTGCAAATGTGTTTCCAGTAACATCCCAAGAGGTCAGCCAGGAGGTGAGAATGATGGAAGGCAACAAAATGGAGGTAGAGCCAGATAGAGAGAAGGCAATCAAGGAAGAGGAAGACTGGGACAAGTCAACAGGAAAACCGCAGGGCACAGTAGATGGAGTTAGCACAATAGTGGCAAAGCAGCCACTTGAACGGGGGTCAGATAGTGCACCAGAATAG
- the LOC112224070 gene encoding leucine-rich repeat flightless-interacting protein 1 isoform X2 produces MGTQGTGRKRNPIKDRSTAEDDTLNLIAREAEARLALKRAARAEAREIRMKELEGQQEEVEDRDFLEKGSQSASTITAATLASLSGSSSRSGSGELSMTGDTETSILENKDSLVEEKYRKAMVSNAQLDNEKNNLMYQVDRLKDSLMELEELLSESRREYDAKTKDFECEKHAYGVLQFQFNVMKETLKQSEELLTALEQQKRYSDAIKNERDDLRNELVQLKDILKKHGIVLGPNLTTNGEKVEMVTERSASRDPASQLAQDSHTSPTERGNIMLGRAQDMELGSRGDKMVDPGRSRPQVETHEAVQESHLTSPTPCSLAGVSETKTSMEARPCSPKLGVEIECSNVNKDSDNGILVVEVKHGPVCDSEVIVVVTVPEEELTGEGYKPAGMEGTVQGRVEATNKWEMGIKNDKADDMEAKVTKSSDHTKEPTSEYGALAEQDNIALRKEVVKSIDSCPHPRETIEDTIQNGTQISPGTDHDTSKSAIKSECKPQPKLQKTKAEALSEITDTQPQAQGGKKKKKKKGKKGERQGDEKQEDYKKSTTEKGVVSMKNSTQIPQRTNLDTTKSPVESKAKVLPEATDMQPLAQGGKKRKKGKKGETQGDENQGDDNKRSKTEKDVDSVSTDKEPVVEEVITIETQELLEGTGSSPNRELQSPKEKAQTIAEGGNLKEEEQQLAEGRVEVKSEEPPIETPEVSLTDQAKSEEVVKKDHQKPSMESEKSEGEISVLCHECDIGIVDPVNQQCITNCVTSADNPKEKFESTTNTGTQKDESGYTTNPDNFVDCLNSSADPKCPLDLKESTAENSNNVKEEDAIKVSVDETQTIQDTKEEGINFHSRIVLRPALEKRMVPEDLIANDGVITHPEHVTENAIKYLKVAGQDEQNGSPDECKNALEHKDISIALPASVDKCKNVSGENCGTSLDSNCPAPETIRQPEQLMDLPGCPVADKHLDDNNEPVTLDEEKASNGGISTETELDDTETRLQDPVKETPETIDSFREQGSKESKPCTMVAEAEEQDDPIEAKLEGNKVPGPSEQGNGEGDDDIDEGQLFDFNDLDSVVSANVFPVTSQEVSQEVRMMEGNKMEVEPDREKAIKEEEDWDKSTGKPQGTVDGVSTIVAKQPLERGSDSAPE; encoded by the exons GATTCCCTTGTGGAGGAGAAGTACCGCAAGGCCATGGTGTCCAACGCTCAGCTGGACAATGAGAAGAACAACCTGATGTACCAGGTAGATAGGCTGAAGGACTCGCTCATGGAGCTGGAAGAGCTGCTGTCCGAGTCACGCCGCGAGTACGATGCAAAGACCAAG GACTTTGAGTGTGAGAAACATGCCTACGGCGTGCTCCAGTTCCAGTTCAACGTGATGAAAGAAACGCTAAAACAGAGCGAGGAGTTACTAACG GCCTTAGAGCAACAAAAGAGGTATTCGGACGCCATCAAAAATGAGCGAGATGATCTCAGGAATGAGCTGGTCCAGCTGAAAGATATTCTGAAG AAACATGGAATTGTCCTCGGACCTAACCTGACCACCAATGGGGAAAAGGTGGAGATGGTAACTGAAAGGTCAGCTAGTAGAGATCCAGCTTCTCAATTGGCTCAGGACTCCCATACATCACCCACAGAAAGGGGGAACATCATGCTCG GCAGAGCTCAGGATATGGAATTGGGAAGTAGAGGAGATAAGATGGTGGATCCAGGAAGGTCCAGGCCGCAAGTGGAAACACATGAGGCGGTTCAAGAGAGCCATCTGACCTCGCCCACTCCCTGTAGCCTCGCTGGTGTTTCTGAAACCAAAACTTCTATGGAGGCTCGGCCATGCTCGCCCAAATTGGGGGTTGAGATTGAATGCAGTAATGTCAACAAAGACTCTGACAATGGCATACTGGTAGTAGAGGTCAAGCATGGACCGGTTTGCGATTCTGAGGTAATTGTGGTTGTAACAGTTCCTGAGGAAGAGCTTACAGGGGAGGGATACAAACCAGCAGGCATGGAGGGGACAGTGCAAGGGAGAGTAGAGGCCACAAACAAATGGGAAATGGGAATAAAAAATGACAAGGCAGATGACATGGAGGCCAAAGTCACCAAGAGTAGTGATCACACAAAAGAGCCTACCTCAGAATATGGTGCATTAGCTGAACAAGATAATATAGCATTGAGGAAAGAGGTTGTGAAAAGTATAGACTCATGTCCTCACCCTAGGGAAACCATTGAGGACACCATACAAAATGGCACACAGATTAGCCCAGGGACTGACCATGATACTAGTAAGAGCGCAATAAAATCAGAATGTAAGCCTCAACCTAAGCTTCAGAAAACAAAGGCAGAAGCGTTATCAGAGATAACTGACACTCAGCCACAGGCCCAAGGaggcaagaagaagaagaagaagaaaggcaagaagggagagagacaaggtgaTGAAAAGCAGGAAGACTATAAGAAGAGCACAACAGAAAAGGGTGTAGTCTCCATGAAAAATAGCACACAGATTCCCCAAAGAACAAACCTTGATACTACTAAGAGTCCAGTCGAATCAAAGGCTAAAGTGTTGCCAGAGGCCACTGATATGCAGCCACTGGCCCAAGGAGGCAAAAAGAGGAAGAAAGGCAAGAAGGGAGAGACACAAGGTGATGAAAACCAGGGAGACGATAACAAGAGGAGCAAAACCGAAAAGGATGTGGACTCAGTCTCAACAGATAAGGAGCCAGTAGTGGAGGAAGTTATCACAATAGAGACACAGGAGCTTCTAGAGGGGACCGGTAGTTCACCAAATCGAGAACTCCAAAGCCCTAAAGAAAAAGCACAAACCATAGCTGAGGGAGGGAACCTGAAGGAAGAAGAACAACAACTAGCAGAGGGCCGAGTAGAGGTTAAGAGTGAGGAGCCTCCCATTGAAACCCCAGAAGTATCTCTGACGGACCAAGCCAAGAGTGAGGAAGTTGTCAAAAAGGACCACCAAAAACCTTCCATGGAATCAGAGAAATCAGAAGGCGAGATATCAGTATTATGCCATGAGTGCGACATTGGTATTGTGGATCCTGTTAACCAGCAATGTATAACCAATTGTGTAACCAGTGCTGATAACCCTAAAGAGAAATTCGAATCCACAACAAATACTGGTACCCAAAAAGACGAGTCAGGGTACACAACCAACCCTGATAACTTTGTAGACTGCCTGAACTCTTCAGCTGACCCGAAATGTCCATTGGACTTGAAAGAGTCCACTGCTGAGAATTCAAACAATGTCAAAGAAGAAGATGCAATCAAGGTCTCAGTTGATGAGACTCAAACAATCCAAGACACAAAGGAAGAGGGAATTAACTTTCACAGTCGCATAGTTCTAAGACCGGCGCTCGAGAAGCGCATGGTACCTGAAGACCTTATCGCCAATGATGGTGTCATTACTCACCCAGAGCATGTTACCGAAAATGCCATAAAATACCTGAAAGTGGCAGGTCAGGATGAACAAAATGGGAGCCCAGATGAGTGTAAAAATGCACTTGAACATAAAGACATTTCCATAGCATTGCCAGCAAGTGTAGATAAATGCAAAAATGTATCAGGAGAGAACTGTGGCACATCGCTCGACAGCAACTGCCCTGCCCCTGAGACCATAAGACAGCCTGAACAATTGATGGATCTACCTGGTTGTCCAGTCGCTGACAAGCACTTAGATGACAACAACGAGCCAGTTACACTTGATGAAGAAAAGGCATCAAATGGAGGGATCTCCACAGAGACCGAGCTGGATGATACAGAAACACGACTACAGGACCCTGTAAAAGAAACTCCGGAGACAATTGACTCTTTTAGGGAACAGGGCTCCaaagaaagcaaaccatgcactATGGTGGCCGAAGCAGAAGAGCAAGACGATCCCATTGAGGCCAAGCTGGAGGGTAACAAAGTACCTGGACCCAGTGAGCAGGGGAATGGTGAGGGGGACGATGATATTGATGAGGGTCAATTGTTTGACTTTAACGACCTAGATTCGGTGGTTTCTGCAAATGTGTTTCCAGTAACATCCCAAGAGGTCAGCCAGGAGGTGAGAATGATGGAAGGCAACAAAATGGAGGTAGAGCCAGATAGAGAGAAGGCAATCAAGGAAGAGGAAGACTGGGACAAGTCAACAGGAAAACCGCAGGGCACAGTAGATGGAGTTAGCACAATAGTGGCAAAGCAGCCACTTGAACGGGGGTCAGATAGTGCACCAGAATAG
- the LOC112224070 gene encoding leucine-rich repeat flightless-interacting protein 1 isoform X3 encodes MGTQGTGRKRNPIKDRSTAEDDTLNLIAREAEARLALKRAARAEAREIRMKELEGQQEEVEDRDFLEKGSQSASTITAATLASLSGSSSRSGSGELSMTGDTETSILENKDSLVEEKYRKAMVSNAQLDNEKNNLMYQVDRLKDSLMELEELLSESRREYDAKTKDFECEKHAYGVLQFQFNVMKETLKQSEELLTKHGIVLGPNLTTNGEKVEMVTERSASRDPASQLAQDSHTSPTERGNIMLGRAQDMELGSRGDKMVDPGRSRPQVETHEAVQESHLTSPTPCSLAGVSETKTSMEARPCSPKLGVEIECSNVNKDSDNGILVVEVKHGPVCDSEVIVVVTVPEEELTGEGYKPAGMEGTVQGRVEATNKWEMGIKNDKADDMEAKVTKSSDHTKEPTSEYGALAEQDNIALRKEVVKSIDSCPHPRETIEDTIQNGTQISPGTDHDTSKSAIKSECKPQPKLQKTKAEALSEITDTQPQAQGGKKKKKKKGKKGERQGDEKQEDYKKSTTEKGVVSMKNSTQIPQRTNLDTTKSPVESKAKVLPEATDMQPLAQGGKKRKKGKKGETQGDENQGDDNKRSKTEKDVDSVSTDKEPVVEEVITIETQELLEGTGSSPNRELQSPKEKAQTIAEGGNLKEEEQQLAEGRVEVKSEEPPIETPEVSLTDQAKSEEVVKKDHQKPSMESEKSEGEISVLCHECDIGIVDPVNQQCITNCVTSADNPKEKFESTTNTGTQKDESGYTTNPDNFVDCLNSSADPKCPLDLKESTAENSNNVKEEDAIKVSVDETQTIQDTKEEGINFHSRIVLRPALEKRMVPEDLIANDGVITHPEHVTENAIKYLKVAGQDEQNGSPDECKNALEHKDISIALPASVDKCKNVSGENCGTSLDSNCPAPETIRQPEQLMDLPGCPVADKHLDDNNEPVTLDEEKASNGGISTETELDDTETRLQDPVKETPETIDSFREQGSKESKPCTMVAEAEEQDDPIEAKLEGNKVPGPSEQGNGEGDDDIDEGQLFDFNDLDSVVSANVFPVTSQEVSQEVRMMEGNKMEVEPDREKAIKEEEDWDKSTGKPQGTVDGVSTIVAKQPLERGSDSAPE; translated from the exons GATTCCCTTGTGGAGGAGAAGTACCGCAAGGCCATGGTGTCCAACGCTCAGCTGGACAATGAGAAGAACAACCTGATGTACCAGGTAGATAGGCTGAAGGACTCGCTCATGGAGCTGGAAGAGCTGCTGTCCGAGTCACGCCGCGAGTACGATGCAAAGACCAAG GACTTTGAGTGTGAGAAACATGCCTACGGCGTGCTCCAGTTCCAGTTCAACGTGATGAAAGAAACGCTAAAACAGAGCGAGGAGTTACTAACG AAACATGGAATTGTCCTCGGACCTAACCTGACCACCAATGGGGAAAAGGTGGAGATGGTAACTGAAAGGTCAGCTAGTAGAGATCCAGCTTCTCAATTGGCTCAGGACTCCCATACATCACCCACAGAAAGGGGGAACATCATGCTCG GCAGAGCTCAGGATATGGAATTGGGAAGTAGAGGAGATAAGATGGTGGATCCAGGAAGGTCCAGGCCGCAAGTGGAAACACATGAGGCGGTTCAAGAGAGCCATCTGACCTCGCCCACTCCCTGTAGCCTCGCTGGTGTTTCTGAAACCAAAACTTCTATGGAGGCTCGGCCATGCTCGCCCAAATTGGGGGTTGAGATTGAATGCAGTAATGTCAACAAAGACTCTGACAATGGCATACTGGTAGTAGAGGTCAAGCATGGACCGGTTTGCGATTCTGAGGTAATTGTGGTTGTAACAGTTCCTGAGGAAGAGCTTACAGGGGAGGGATACAAACCAGCAGGCATGGAGGGGACAGTGCAAGGGAGAGTAGAGGCCACAAACAAATGGGAAATGGGAATAAAAAATGACAAGGCAGATGACATGGAGGCCAAAGTCACCAAGAGTAGTGATCACACAAAAGAGCCTACCTCAGAATATGGTGCATTAGCTGAACAAGATAATATAGCATTGAGGAAAGAGGTTGTGAAAAGTATAGACTCATGTCCTCACCCTAGGGAAACCATTGAGGACACCATACAAAATGGCACACAGATTAGCCCAGGGACTGACCATGATACTAGTAAGAGCGCAATAAAATCAGAATGTAAGCCTCAACCTAAGCTTCAGAAAACAAAGGCAGAAGCGTTATCAGAGATAACTGACACTCAGCCACAGGCCCAAGGaggcaagaagaagaagaagaagaaaggcaagaagggagagagacaaggtgaTGAAAAGCAGGAAGACTATAAGAAGAGCACAACAGAAAAGGGTGTAGTCTCCATGAAAAATAGCACACAGATTCCCCAAAGAACAAACCTTGATACTACTAAGAGTCCAGTCGAATCAAAGGCTAAAGTGTTGCCAGAGGCCACTGATATGCAGCCACTGGCCCAAGGAGGCAAAAAGAGGAAGAAAGGCAAGAAGGGAGAGACACAAGGTGATGAAAACCAGGGAGACGATAACAAGAGGAGCAAAACCGAAAAGGATGTGGACTCAGTCTCAACAGATAAGGAGCCAGTAGTGGAGGAAGTTATCACAATAGAGACACAGGAGCTTCTAGAGGGGACCGGTAGTTCACCAAATCGAGAACTCCAAAGCCCTAAAGAAAAAGCACAAACCATAGCTGAGGGAGGGAACCTGAAGGAAGAAGAACAACAACTAGCAGAGGGCCGAGTAGAGGTTAAGAGTGAGGAGCCTCCCATTGAAACCCCAGAAGTATCTCTGACGGACCAAGCCAAGAGTGAGGAAGTTGTCAAAAAGGACCACCAAAAACCTTCCATGGAATCAGAGAAATCAGAAGGCGAGATATCAGTATTATGCCATGAGTGCGACATTGGTATTGTGGATCCTGTTAACCAGCAATGTATAACCAATTGTGTAACCAGTGCTGATAACCCTAAAGAGAAATTCGAATCCACAACAAATACTGGTACCCAAAAAGACGAGTCAGGGTACACAACCAACCCTGATAACTTTGTAGACTGCCTGAACTCTTCAGCTGACCCGAAATGTCCATTGGACTTGAAAGAGTCCACTGCTGAGAATTCAAACAATGTCAAAGAAGAAGATGCAATCAAGGTCTCAGTTGATGAGACTCAAACAATCCAAGACACAAAGGAAGAGGGAATTAACTTTCACAGTCGCATAGTTCTAAGACCGGCGCTCGAGAAGCGCATGGTACCTGAAGACCTTATCGCCAATGATGGTGTCATTACTCACCCAGAGCATGTTACCGAAAATGCCATAAAATACCTGAAAGTGGCAGGTCAGGATGAACAAAATGGGAGCCCAGATGAGTGTAAAAATGCACTTGAACATAAAGACATTTCCATAGCATTGCCAGCAAGTGTAGATAAATGCAAAAATGTATCAGGAGAGAACTGTGGCACATCGCTCGACAGCAACTGCCCTGCCCCTGAGACCATAAGACAGCCTGAACAATTGATGGATCTACCTGGTTGTCCAGTCGCTGACAAGCACTTAGATGACAACAACGAGCCAGTTACACTTGATGAAGAAAAGGCATCAAATGGAGGGATCTCCACAGAGACCGAGCTGGATGATACAGAAACACGACTACAGGACCCTGTAAAAGAAACTCCGGAGACAATTGACTCTTTTAGGGAACAGGGCTCCaaagaaagcaaaccatgcactATGGTGGCCGAAGCAGAAGAGCAAGACGATCCCATTGAGGCCAAGCTGGAGGGTAACAAAGTACCTGGACCCAGTGAGCAGGGGAATGGTGAGGGGGACGATGATATTGATGAGGGTCAATTGTTTGACTTTAACGACCTAGATTCGGTGGTTTCTGCAAATGTGTTTCCAGTAACATCCCAAGAGGTCAGCCAGGAGGTGAGAATGATGGAAGGCAACAAAATGGAGGTAGAGCCAGATAGAGAGAAGGCAATCAAGGAAGAGGAAGACTGGGACAAGTCAACAGGAAAACCGCAGGGCACAGTAGATGGAGTTAGCACAATAGTGGCAAAGCAGCCACTTGAACGGGGGTCAGATAGTGCACCAGAATAG